From the Panthera uncia isolate 11264 unplaced genomic scaffold, Puncia_PCG_1.0 HiC_scaffold_1467, whole genome shotgun sequence genome, the window GGAGAAGCCGGGGGTCTGCAGGGCCCGCTCGCCGGAGAGGGCAAAGGCCATCAGGCGCCCCGATCCAACACCTCCTGAGGCCTTAGGGGCACGGCACCCCCTGAGGGGGGCGCCCTGGAGCTGGGAAGCGGGACCCCAGGCTTCTACCCCCCAAATGGGAAAGCTGgcggggttgggggcagggggcagggtagAGAGGAGGCCcgcctggctccccacccccacagccaccCAACCGGCCCGACCGGGTGGCAGTGAGCCCCGCTGCCACCACCTTGCCCCGAAGCTGCTGCTGTGGTGCACAGTGGAGAAAGTGGTCACCCCACCCCGCGTGCACCTGCCCCCGCGCCACATCCCAGGACCCCTGCTCTGCCAGCCTGGGATGCAGACGGTGCCCTGTGAGGTTGGCCAGAGAGCCAGCTGCCGGTCGccactcccttcccaccccctcctgcGCCCCACACACAGAGGGGACCTCTAGGCCCATCTCGGGCCCGTGTTTCCCGGGCGAGGGAAACCAGTTGCCACGACTGAGGCTAAGTACTGGGTTCCTGGGGGCCATGCCCCCGCCCCCTCGTGCGCATCCTCTCTGCCTCAGCACCCCCCCACACAGCACCCCCCCCACGGGCACCGCCCCCTACCATCATGCTGCACCTGGCACGACTTTCCCAGTCCCCCGGGGCGGGGCTGGATGGACACAGGTCGCTTGCTCTCTGGACAGTCTTATTCCgggccaagggggtggggggggtgcaagGTCTCCTGGACGGGCTGCCTTTGTCAGCATCTCCCGGCCCCCAGCCTGGACAAAGGCAGGCATTGAGGGCCAGGACTGGCACTTCGACCGGGCACCAAGGCTACCAAGGCTGAGGCTGGCATCGCAGGGGCTCAGCGCCCTGACCTTCCCGTGGGGGCCCAGTGGCCTACCCTGTGCCCTTCACAGGGACCCGGGGGGCGGGACACAGAGGCGCACGCTGGCTGGCACGGGGCGGGAGTGGGCCGGGGCCGGCCGTGTGGGTCTCATTTTGCTGGCTCGAAGAAACCCTGTCCTTTGTCCCCAGGTCCCGGGGGGTgtctctctgggggtggggcgtggCGGGGAGCCCCCCAGCCCGAACAGCCCGGGTGGGGGTGAGAGCACCAGACAGTGAGTCCCTGGCCCGGGCCCGCGGACAGAGGGGACATTgttggggtggaggcagggctgCCTTGGCCCGGCCACTATTCACAAAGCTGCCAGCTGCGGTGGAGCCCAGCCGCCGGGCCCTTGGCccccctggcctccctcctcccccgggGCCGAGGCTCCAGTGTCTCCCTCCCACTCAGGACAATGCCCCCCACAGCCGCCTTGTGCCCGTCGCCGCCGCCCTGGGCCGGCCGAACTGAGGAGATGGGCCTCCCTCGGCGCCACGCTGCCCAGGAGACCCCTCTGTCGCTCCCCTTCGAGGCGGTAAGCGCCTGGGTCCCCCGTCCACAGACGtggtgccaggggtggggggcgggggtgcgaGGCAGGGCAGGCACAGTGGTCCAGGGGAGCCCGGGCGCGGGGCTCCCGTGCACCACGTCTGTTCCCCTCACCCACACAGCCCGGGCCTGGCCGCCGAGATCCCGGGTCCACAGGAAATGCCCCTGTCCCCAGGCCGGGCCTGGCCTTCCTGTCTGTGTCCCTGAGATAAGGGGCTCCGGGGCCTTCCTCGGGGCTCTGCCTCCAGCCGGCACACCCGCCGGGGCCCGGGCTGGCGTCTCCACCGCCAAGCCGCAGGGCACCCAGGGACAGCGGGCCATGCCCAGCTGCGCAGGACCCCAGCCCAACTTAGGACCTGgactctgtccccttctctgcgGCTCTGCGCCCAGGGGCTCTGCGTGGTGAGCCGGCACTTCCTGTCGCCTCGTCACCTGGCAGCCGTGGGGACCCGAGGTTGTGGAGCAGGGGCCAGGACGCGGGGCGGCCTCCTCTGGAGGCTCGGGGCCCCCACAGGCCCAAGGGAGATAGCTTTAGCGTGAGCTCCGAATGGCTCcacatgggtgggggtgggggtgcccagGCCTGGCTTCGCCCCTGAGTGCCCTCTCCTCAGGCAGGctcacccttctctctctctctctctctgtctctctctctctctctctcacgcctGCACGTCAGCACCCCGGGGCTGGGGCCCCCGCTCTACCCCTGCACCCGGTGTCGTCTCTCGGTGCTTCCCCACGGCCTCCCCAAGTGCCCACTCTGGCTGGCTCCCAGGTGTCCCCCAGTCCCCACTCTGACCCCCTCCcagccctctcctctgccctgcctccatTGCCACGTGAtcgggaaagggacagagagacagagagggagactcagaatctgaggcaggctccaggctccgagctgtcagcgcagagcccgacgcggggctcgaacccgcaaacctcgagatcgcgacctgagccaaagtcggacgctcagctggctgagccacccaggcaccctggagagGGTCCCTCTTTACATCTGGCCCTGCCTGCCCAGGGCGAGGTTTCTCTCCACGCCGTCGCCGTCTCTCTCGTGCTGTGGCTGTCCCCCACCTTGCATGGTGGCCCGGCTCCCCTTGCCCCCAGGCTGACAACTGCCACCAGCCTTTGTTCTACGTCCCTGTCCTCTTCCttgtctttccctccccttcccgcTTGCCTGGCTGCCgcagcctctctgcctcccctggtGTCTCCCCATCAGCACCTCCcgcttctcccctgcccctccctcctctcccgccctttcccctctctcactgcccctccgtGGCTCAGAgtccttctgttttgttcttgtgCCTTTTCAGGACCCGCCCCGTCCTTCAACAATGTAGATGCTTAAGACGTAGGAGATGAGAGAAATTCTTTCCTcgggcacacgtgtgtgtgccccccagcccaccctctccccatctcatggatactgtctctgtgcctctctctgtctctctctctgccccttttctccctgtctccctctgtctctctctctgtcctctgcctcccttcctatCTGTCTCCCTTCTggatcctcctcttcctctggtgctctctccacccctcttcgTCGGTGTCTTTCGCTGCCCTGACATGTGCGTGCGGGCGTGGGGTGTGGAGGCTggtgctctccccccccccccccccccaccaggcctcGCTTGGCTCCGCTCTCCCCCCAGGTACCTGTGATGGCTCCCCGGCCTCCCCTTGGGCCCCACCTCCTGCTCGTGCTGCTGCTGTGCCCGCCGCCGCCCCTGGCCGAGGCCCGTCACTTCTCCGCACCCAACACCACCTTCAACCACTTGGCCCTGGCCCCTGGCCGCGGCACCCTCTATGTGGGTGCCGTGAACCGCCTCTTCCAGCTCAGCCCCGAGCTGCAGCTGGAGGCCGTGGCTGTCACCGGCCCTGTGTTCGACAGTCCCGACTGCGTGCCCTTCCGTGACCCGGCGGACTGCCCGCAGGCCCGGCTCACCGACAACGCCAACCAGCTGCTGCTGGTGAGCGGCCGGGCCGGGGAGCTCGTGGCCTGCGGGCAGGTGCGGCAGGGCGTGTGTGAGAAGCGGCGCCTTGACGATGTGGCCCAGGTGCTGTACCAGGCCGAGGACCCTGGCGACGGGCAGTTCGTGGCCGCCAACGCCCCGGGGGTGGCCACGGTGGGCCTGGTGGTGCCTACGCCAGGCCGGGACCTCCTGCTGGTGGCCAGAGGCCTGGCGGGCAAGCTGTCGGGAGGGGTGCCGCCCCTGACCGTGCGCCAGCTGGCCGGGCCGCAGCCCTTCTCCAGCGAGGGCCTGGGCCGCCTGGTGGTGGGCGACTTCTCGGACTACAACAACAGCTACGTGGGGGCCTTTGCCAACGCCCGCTCCGCCTACTTCGTCTTCCGCCGCCGGGGCGCACGGGCGCAGGCCGAGTACCGCTCCTACGTGGCCCGGCTCTGTCTCGGGGATGCCAACCTTTACTCCTACGTGGaggtgcccctcacctgccaGGGCCAGGGCCTCATCCAGGCTGCCTTCCTCGCCCCGACCACCTTGCTGGGGGCATTTGCCGCAGGCCCCAGCGGGGCGCAGGCGGCCCTGTGCGCCTTTCCCCTGTCTGAGCTGGACGGGAGCATGGACCGGGCCCGGCGCCTTTGCTACACGGCGGGTGGCCGGGGCCCCAGCGGCACGGAGGAGGCCTCCGTGGAGTATGGAGTCACGTCTCGCTGCGTCGCCCTGCCCCCCGTGAGTGCCCCTTGTCACCGCGGGCTTCGTGTGCCGCCTTCGTGAGGCGGCCCCGTCTTGCCTGGCCTGCCTCTCCGTCCCTGTCGCTCCGCGGTGTCTCTCGGCCCAAGGCGGGGACCGCCACGCGTAGTCCCAGGCTGTGGGTGGCTGGATGCTGTCAGGTGACAACCAGCCGCTTAGAGGATGTCCAGGAGGGCCGGGCTCCTAGCTGCTCTTGGCCTGTGTCCCTCTGCTGTGTGAGCTTGTCCTGACACGGGGCAGGGGGCCTGACCACTCTGTCCCGGGTCCCCCAGGGTTCCCTGGCCTCGCCCTCCAGCCTTGACTAGCTCTGGGCCCGGGGTAAGGcacttcctgcctcttccaggaatCTGATCCCCTCCCTGTCCACCCAGGACTCCCCCGAGTCATACCCCTGCGGTGACGAGCACACGCCCAGCCCCATTGCTGGCCGCCAGCCCCTGGAGGCCAGGCCGCTGCTGCAGCTCCGGCAGCCCATCAGCGCCGTGACAGGCCTCCAGGCAGATGGGCACACGATAGCTGTCCTGGGGGACACCCAGGGGCAGCTGCATAAGGTGAGGCCCTGACGGAGGAGGGGCTACctgagccctgggccctgggcgcCAAAGGCCTCCACGCTGCCCGGCAAGGCCTGGCCTCGCTGGCTTGACTGGgggtgcccctgccctgctcgggGAAGCCCCAGGTCCCTCATGCCTCTCGGGCCGCGTCCCGCTGGCAGGTCGGAAGGCCACGCCACACACTGATGGCTGGCTGGGTGCCGCCTCCTGGGACGCCTAGGTGCGTGACTTGGGACGACTTCCCAGGAACCTCCTGGGCAGTCCCCGTTGCTCCAGATCGTAGCGGGAGCCAGCGGTCAAGGCGGGCAGGATTGCCACGGGAATGGGGTGGGCAGTGCCCGGTCCCCAGAGTCAGCCTGGCCCCGGAGGTCTCTGCGAGGCAGACTCTGGCCTCCTCGTGACCTGCTCACCTCCCTGCagctgccctcctgcccctggcTCCCAAGGCCCTTAGCCGGGGTGGCCGGGTGATGCCCAAAGAGGGAGGTGATGCCGGCAGAACAGGGCGCCCGTGGACCCGCCCCACTCCCACACACGGCCCATGGCCCGGCCACCCCGGTCTGGCAGGAAGAAGAGCCGGCTCTACGGGAAAGGGTGCCTCCTGGGAGCCCCAACCGAGAGGAGAGCACGTGCCCTGGGTGGCCGGCCCGTGGCCATCTCAGGAGCAGGCCTTGTCGTCCCTCCAGGTCTTTGTCAATGGCTCCCGAGGCCAGGTGTACCACTCCCAGCAAGTGGGGCTTCTGGGCTCAGCTATCAGCCCAGACCTGCTGGTGGACGGCGGGGGCAGCCACCTCTACGTCCTGACTGCCCAGCGGGTGAGGCTTGTcccggggcagggagggcacaCGCACCCCGAGTCCCCGCACCCACCGCCCCTGGCCCTTGCCGCCCCCGCAGGTGGACCGGGTGCCCGTGGCAGCGTGCCCCCAGTTCCCTGACTGTGCCAGCTGCCTCCAGGCCCGGGACCCGCTGTGTGGCTGGTGCGTCCTCCAGGGCAGGTGAGCGTGGCTGACAGGTGGTGTGTGCCCGAGGGCGCCCCAGGggcactgcctccaccctgccccTGGAGGCCcagcctgcttcctcctcctttgccagccccgcccccagccaggcCTCCGCCGGGGGGCAAGCCTTCCCCGTGCGGCAGTGGCCCCCAAAGCCTGCACACTGACCGGGAAGCCCTGTCTGCTTGgccccttcctcttttttttttttttaatgttatatatatatatatatatatttttttttttaacgtttcatttatttttgagagacagggagggagggagggagacagatggagaacgagcagggcaggggcagagagcgagggagacccagaacccgaagcaggctccaggctccgagctgtcggcacagggcccgacgcggggctcgaacccatgaaacgcgagatcatgacctgagccgaagtcggacactcaagtgactgagacacccgggcgcccccttGGCCCCTTCCTCTTGAGCGTAGTCCCTTTCACTCCCCCTGAGACCCACGTGGCGGGCCAACGGGCCCCTGTCCCACAGGTGTACCCGCAAGGGCCAATGCGACCGAGCAGCCCAGGCCAACCAGTGGCTGTGGAGCTACGAGGACAGCCACTGCCCGCATGTGCAGACCTTGCTGCCGGCCCACCGCCCGCGCCAGGAGCAGGGCGTGGTAAGATGCCCGCCGCTAGCtgcctgcgggggtgggggtggggggctgccccCAGGCCTCCCCGGCCTCCTGTCCTGCTGTCTCTGCTCCCACCCCGCTCCGCCCTCACCCCTGCTCTGCCCTAGCAGCATCTCCTTTcctgagacaccccccccccaacgaGAAGCCCCTGCCTGCTCTGTTTTCCTTGCGTGTGTCCCAGGTCACCTTGTCTGTCCCTCGGCTGCCCACCCTGGCCATGGATGAATACTTCCATTGCGCCTTTGGGGACTACGACAGTTTGGCTCACGTGGAAGGGCCCCACGTAGCCTGCATCACTCCTCCCCAAGATCAGCTGCCTCTGAACCCTCCAGGCACAGGTGAGGGGCCCCTGGGGCGGGGAGGTTGGAGACCGGGGCGAGAGCTGCAGGGGCAGGAGCCGCATGACCTACCACCATCCCCTCCCAGACCACGTCACCTTGCCCCTGGCTTTGATGTTTGAGGACGTGGCCGTGGCCGCCACCAACTTCTCCTTCTACGACTGCAGCGCCGTCCAGGCCTTGGAGGCGGCCGCTCCGTGAGTGCTGGGCCTGGCTGCTGGGCAGGGGTGGCAGCCCCCGACAGAGCCCAGCCTGAgcagccaccgccccccccccgcccctccaggtGCCGCGCTTGTGTGGGCAGCCTCTGGCGGTGCCACTGGTGCCCACGGAGCAGCCGCTGTGTGTACGGGGAGCACTGCCCAGAGGGGGAGGTGACCGTCTACAGCGCCCAGGAGGTGGGTGGGCCCAGCCCCCCGACCCACGCTATGCCCTGCCCGGGCCCCTCAACTTCCGAAGGGCTAAAGGGTCTCCTTTCCGCAGGCGGATGTCCGGGTGCGTGGCCCAGGGGCCTGTCCCCGGGTGGAGGGCCCAGCGGGTCCCCTCCTGGTGCCTGTCGGTTGGGAGAGCCGTTTGGCCCTGCGCGTGCGGAACCTTCAGCATTTCggagtgagtgggggatggggacggtgggggtggggtggctgacCGTGTCCAGGGTCCTGACGACGTCCCCTCCCAGAGCCTGCCCGCCTCGTACCACTGCTGGCTGGAGCTGCCCGGAGAACTTCGAAGGCTGCCGGCCTCTCTGGAAGAGACGGCCGGGGACGTGGGCCTCATCTACTGCCAGGCCCAGCAGGTGTGTGGCCGCCCCACAGCCTCACCTGCCACCACACACTTTCTGTAGCCCTCGGGGGCCCCGCACGGCCCTTGCCTCGCAGACCCTTCCGGGCCATCGGTGTCCTGTCGCCATCCCGCTGCCTGCTCTGCGTAGGCCCGGGGCGTGCAGCGGGAACATGGCACCCACAGCCTCTGCCCCAGGCTCGCAGTCTGCCGGGAGACGTGGGCACGGAAGCGAGGCACCCATTCTGGGAGGAGGGTCCTGGAGGAGACGGGGGCCAGGGGCGTCCTGAGTCGGGCCCAGCCTGACCCCAGCCTCCACCCACAGTTCTACCCCTCCATGGCCCAGCAGGAGCTCCCGGTGCCCATCTATATCACCCGGGGCAAGGGGCAACGGCTGGACAATGCCCACACTCTTCATGGTGAGCTTGGGGACGGCAGGGCGGGTGGCACAAGGCGCGTGGCAGACGGGATGCGCCTCAGTGCACCACCTGGCCTTCCCTAGTGACCCTGTACGACTGTGCCGTGGGCCACCCCGACTGCAGCCGCTGCCAGGCGGCCAACGGAAGCCTGGGCTGTCTGTGGTGCAGCCACGGGCAGCCCGCCTGTCGCTACGGTCCTCTATGCCCCCCCGGGGCCGTGGAGCTGCTGTGTCCCACGCCCAGCATCGACGCAgtgagcccccagcccctctgccgCCCCCCATCCCACGGCCTAcccttccaccccctccccatccgcCCTGCTGCGCTCTCCACTCTCCTGACCTCACCCAGGTCAGACCAGCCTGCGCTCAGGCCCCCGAGCCCTAGCGGCTCTGTCCTGCCTCAGGCTGGTCAGCTGGCTGGGCACCCCTACTGCAGGTCGGAGGTGGGATCCGAACACTCCATCGTCACCCTTCCCTGCTGCAGATCGAGCCCCTGACCGGGCCCCCCGAGGGTGGCTTGGCCCTCACCATCTGGGGCTCCGACCTGGGCCGGGACTTCGCTGAGGTGCGAGACGCCGTGAATGTGGCTGGCCGGCCCTGCAGCCCTGAGCCCTCCCTCTACCGCACCTCTGCCCGGTGAGGCATCCTAGccccccgggggggtggggggcgggggagggatgCCCTCCCGGGGAGGCCCTCAGAGAAGGGAGGCCTGGAGCCAAGGAACGTGGGCCCGGGCCAGATGCGCCAAAGGAAGATGagccaggggagggaaggagaggggagctGGCAGCGAGAGGGCGCAGGTCCTGGGCAGTGGCCGGTGAGTGGCCCACGGCTCCTGCTGAGCGAGGGCCTGACCAGCCACCGGGTCTCCATTCCCCAGGATTGTGTGCGTGACATCCCCTGCTCCCAACGGCACCACAGGGCCAGTCCAAGTGGCCATTAAGAATCGGCCACCAGGCGTCTCGACCCAGCATTTCACCTACCAGGTCAGTGCCCACGCCTGGGTGGTCCCCGAGCAGAACGACAGTAGGAGGGAGGGGCCGGAGGGCATGGACATCTAGGTGAGGCTTTCAAAGTTGGCCTGGGAGGTCGCACGAAGGGCCGCCACTTGTCCAGGAGCGAAGCCACGGATCTGACTGTTCATTCAGGCCCCTGAGCCGAGGACAGTGGTGGCATCTGTCCCGGTGCCGAGGAGAGGGCAGTGAGGGACTGGAGCTTCCTGCCGGCACAGCTCGGGAGTGAGGGAGAGCGGGGACGCCTCCAGACACTAGCTTGAGTCCCCGCCACCCACTGGGGCTAATTCTGAAGCCAGGAAGCCCAGGGCGGGAGCGGGGGGAAGCAGGGCCCAGTTAGTATCGGGAGTTCTGCGGCGCCCAAAGGTGGTGATTGGATCTCAGGGTTtagagctggggtggggtgggggggctgggaggTGTAAGCCGTGGCAGAGGAGGCCATCCCGAGGGGCAGAGACGCAGCGAGGAGAGAAGAGCCCCCTCCGAGGGCAGGGCAGCTAGAAGGAGAGCCGCGGGGCTGCAGAAGCCCTGACACAGGGGTTCCGGAAGGAGGGTGTGGTGGGCGGTGGCCCGGGTGACGAAGCACAAGTGCCTCGGGGACCAGAGCCAAGGTGGGTGAGTGCCAGGCCAGGCTGCCATGGCTGCCCCAGGCTGCTCTGTCCCCCAGGACCCCGTCCTGCTGAGCCTGAGCCCCCAGTGGGGCCCCCAGGCAGGGGGTACCCAGCTCACCATCCACGGGCAGCACCTGCAGACAGGAGGCAACGTCAGCGTCTTTGTGGGTGGACAACCCTGTCCTATGTGAGTGTCTCTCCTCCTGGCCCCaagctggctgctgtcagctcGGGGCATTCTCTGCAGGCCTCACTGTCCCCTCATGTACTGGGGGCAGTGGAGTCAGGGCTCCCTAAAAGCCCCCATCAAAGTGCAACAGAAATGGCCACTGTGCCCATCCCTAGTACCCTGTGCCCTCACTGAGGGAGGCGACGTTGGGTCTCTGGTGGGGTGGCCAGGCCCAGGCTAGAGTGCAAGATgccagacccctccccaccctgcagccGGGAGCCGGTGTGTCCCGAGGCCATTGTGTGCCACACCATGGCCCAGGCCAGCCCAGGAGAAGCTGTGGTTCGAGTGGTGTTTGGCCACGCCCAGCGCACGCTGCCCACCAGCCCGTTCCACTACACCGCCAACCCCCAGCTTGTGGCGGCAGAGCCCAGCGTCAGCTTCCGGGGGTGAGGACCCAGTCCGCTCGGGGTCGCCGCCGCACCTGGCCGGGgaagcggggcgggggcggggcctcccgcccgcgccccgcccctGCTGACTGCCGCCCCGGCACAGGGGCGGGCGGCTGATCCGAGCCAGGGGCACGGGCCTGGACGTGGTGCGGCAGCCCCTGCTGTCCGTGTGGCTGGAGGCCCCGGCGGAGATGCAGGTCGCAGGGGCCCGGCCCCCGTCCTCAACCCCGACGAGGAGCTGCGGGACCCCCGCTGCAGCCCCCCAGGCTTGTATCCAGCTCGAGGGAGGCCTGCTGCAGGTGAGCGCCCCACCGGCCGGCGGCGGGGCCGGTCGTGCCCGCGGAGGGAGGACGGCGGCCCGGGGTCCACCTGGCCCCCGGGGAGCGAGCGAGGGAGCCCCAGCTCACCCCACCTGGTCCTGCCCCCGGCTGCCTCCTAGTGCTCCACCGTCTGTTCCGTCAACTCGTCCAGCCTCCTCCTGTGCCAGAGCCCTGCCGTGCCAGATGGGGCGCACCCGCAGCGGGTCTTTTTCACCCTAGACAACGTGCACGTAGACTTCGCCAGCGCCAGCGGGGGCCAGGACTTCCTGTACCAGCCCAACCCCCGCCTGGCCCCCCTCAGCCGCGAGGAGCCCGCCCGCCCCTACCGCCTCAAGCCGGGCAACGTCCTGGACGTGGAGGTGAGGGCTTCTGCCAGCCGGCTCTGTGCGGGAAGCGCGCGCCTAGGCTGGCTGTCCTGgctcgagccccccccccccccccccccccaccgtgtgTCTCCCAGGGCCAGGGCCTCAACCTGGGGATCAGCAAGGAGGAGGTGCGCGTGCACATCGGTGACGGCGAGTGCCTGGTGAAGACCCTCACGCTTACCCACCTCTACTGCGAGCCGCCGTCGCGGGCCCCCCAGCCCGCCAACGGCTCCAGTAGCCTGCCGCAGTTCGTGGTGAGGCGGAGCTCCGGGTGCCGAGGCGGCTGGGCGGGCGGAGCCCTGAAGGCCCGCACTCAGGAGCCCCGTCCCCCCAGGTTCAGATGGGCAACGTGCGCCTGGCCCTGGGCCCCGTCCAGTACGAGACTGAGCCCCCTCTGTCCGCCTTCCCTGTGGAGGCCCAGGTGGGCCTGGGCATGGGCGCGGCGGTTCTCATTGCCGCTGTACTCCTCCTCACCCTCATGTACAGGTGAGAGCGCCCCGCAACCCCTGAGCGAGCTTCCCCCTTCACTGGTGGAGAggcgccccctgcccctggcaggcCTCCAGGCAGCTGGCTACCCTGGCTCGGTGACC encodes:
- the LOC125917085 gene encoding plexin-B3 isoform X3, with translation MGLPRRHAAQETPLSLPFEAVPVMAPRPPLGPHLLLVLLLCPPPPLAEARHFSAPNTTFNHLALAPGRGTLYVGAVNRLFQLSPELQLEAVAVTGPVFDSPDCVPFRDPADCPQARLTDNANQLLLVSGRAGELVACGQVRQGVCEKRRLDDVAQVLYQAEDPGDGQFVAANAPGVATVGLVVPTPGRDLLLVARGLAGKLSGGVPPLTVRQLAGPQPFSSEGLGRLVVGDFSDYNNSYVGAFANARSAYFVFRRRGARAQAEYRSYVARLCLGDANLYSYVEVPLTCQGQGLIQAAFLAPTTLLGAFAAGPSGAQAALCAFPLSELDGSMDRARRLCYTAGGRGPSGTEEASVEYGVTSRCVALPPDSPESYPCGDEHTPSPIAGRQPLEARPLLQLRQPISAVTGLQADGHTIAVLGDTQGQLHKVFVNGSRGQVYHSQQVGLLGSAISPDLLVDGGGSHLYVLTAQRVDRVPVAACPQFPDCASCLQARDPLCGWCVLQGRCTRKGQCDRAAQANQWLWSYEDSHCPHVQTLLPAHRPRQEQGVVTLSVPRLPTLAMDEYFHCAFGDYDSLAHVEGPHVACITPPQDQLPLNPPGTDHVTLPLALMFEDVAVAATNFSFYDCSAVQALEAAAPCRACVGSLWRCHWCPRSSRCVYGEHCPEGEVTVYSAQEADVRVRGPGACPRVEGPAGPLLVPVGWESRLALRVRNLQHFGSLPASYHCWLELPGELRRLPASLEETAGDVGLIYCQAQQFYPSMAQQELPVPIYITRGKGQRLDNAHTLHVTLYDCAVGHPDCSRCQAANGSLGCLWCSHGQPACRYGPLCPPGAVELLCPTPSIDAIEPLTGPPEGGLALTIWGSDLGRDFAEVRDAVNVAGRPCSPEPSLYRTSARIVCVTSPAPNGTTGPVQVAIKNRPPGVSTQHFTYQDPVLLSLSPQWGPQAGGTQLTIHGQHLQTGGNVSVFVGGQPCPIREPVCPEAIVCHTMAQASPGEAVVRVVFGHAQRTLPTSPFHYTANPQLVAAEPSVSFRGGGRLIRARGTGLDVVRQPLLSVWLEAPAEMQVAGARPPSSTPTRSCGTPAAAPQACIQLEGGLLQCSTVCSVNSSSLLLCQSPAVPDGAHPQRVFFTLDNVHVDFASASGGQDFLYQPNPRLAPLSREEPARPYRLKPGNVLDVEGQGLNLGISKEEVRVHIGDGECLVKTLTLTHLYCEPPSRAPQPANGSSSLPQFVVQMGNVRLALGPVQYETEPPLSAFPVEAQVGLGMGAAVLIAAVLLLTLMYRHKSKQALRDYQKVLVQLENLEIGVGDQCRKEFTDLMTEMTDLSSDLEASGIPFLDYHTYAERVFFPGRGGCPLQPAPEGPGEEGRRAPVRQGLTQLSNLLNSKLFLITLIHTLEEQPGFSQRDRCHVASLLSLALHGKLEYLTDIMRTLLSDLAAHYVHKNPKLMLRRTETMVEKLLTNWLSICLYAFLKEVAGEPLYMLLRAIQYQVDKGPVDAVTGKAKRTLNDSRLLREDVDFRPLTLMVLVGPRAGGAAGSGAAQRVPARVLDTDTITQVKEKVLDQVYKGTPFSQRPSVHALDLEWRSGLAGHLTLSDEDLTSVTQNHWKRLNTLQHYKVPDGATVRLIPQLHKGGAVSQSLAQSCLLGENTPMLEDGEEGGVHLWHLVKATEEPEGAKARRSSLRERERERARAKAIPEIYLTRLLSMKGTLQKFVDDTFQAILSVNRPVPIAVKYLFDFLDELAEKHGIEDPETLHIWKTNSLLLRFWVNALKNPQLIFDVRVSDNVDAILAVIAQTFIDSCTISEHKVGRDSPVNKLLYAREIPRYKQMVERYYSDIRQSSPASYQEMNSALAELSGNYTSAPHCLEALQELYNHIHRYYDQIIGALEEDPVGQKMQLACRLQQVAALVENKVTDL
- the LOC125917085 gene encoding plexin-B3 isoform X4, translated to MAPRPPLGPHLLLVLLLCPPPPLAEARHFSAPNTTFNHLALAPGRGTLYVGAVNRLFQLSPELQLEAVAVTGPVFDSPDCVPFRDPADCPQARLTDNANQLLLVSGRAGELVACGQVRQGVCEKRRLDDVAQVLYQAEDPGDGQFVAANAPGVATVGLVVPTPGRDLLLVARGLAGKLSGGVPPLTVRQLAGPQPFSSEGLGRLVVGDFSDYNNSYVGAFANARSAYFVFRRRGARAQAEYRSYVARLCLGDANLYSYVEVPLTCQGQGLIQAAFLAPTTLLGAFAAGPSGAQAALCAFPLSELDGSMDRARRLCYTAGGRGPSGTEEASVEYGVTSRCVALPPDSPESYPCGDEHTPSPIAGRQPLEARPLLQLRQPISAVTGLQADGHTIAVLGDTQGQLHKVFVNGSRGQVYHSQQVGLLGSAISPDLLVDGGGSHLYVLTAQRVDRVPVAACPQFPDCASCLQARDPLCGWCVLQGRCTRKGQCDRAAQANQWLWSYEDSHCPHVQTLLPAHRPRQEQGVVTLSVPRLPTLAMDEYFHCAFGDYDSLAHVEGPHVACITPPQDQLPLNPPGTDHVTLPLALMFEDVAVAATNFSFYDCSAVQALEAAAPCRACVGSLWRCHWCPRSSRCVYGEHCPEGEVTVYSAQEADVRVRGPGACPRVEGPAGPLLVPVGWESRLALRVRNLQHFGSLPASYHCWLELPGELRRLPASLEETAGDVGLIYCQAQQFYPSMAQQELPVPIYITRGKGQRLDNAHTLHVTLYDCAVGHPDCSRCQAANGSLGCLWCSHGQPACRYGPLCPPGAVELLCPTPSIDAIEPLTGPPEGGLALTIWGSDLGRDFAEVRDAVNVAGRPCSPEPSLYRTSARIVCVTSPAPNGTTGPVQVAIKNRPPGVSTQHFTYQDPVLLSLSPQWGPQAGGTQLTIHGQHLQTGGNVSVFVGGQPCPIREPVCPEAIVCHTMAQASPGEAVVRVVFGHAQRTLPTSPFHYTANPQLVAAEPSVSFRGGGRLIRARGTGLDVVRQPLLSVWLEAPAEMQVAGARPPSSTPTRSCGTPAAAPQACIQLEGGLLQCSTVCSVNSSSLLLCQSPAVPDGAHPQRVFFTLDNVHVDFASASGGQDFLYQPNPRLAPLSREEPARPYRLKPGNVLDVEGQGLNLGISKEEVRVHIGDGECLVKTLTLTHLYCEPPSRAPQPANGSSSLPQFVVQMGNVRLALGPVQYETEPPLSAFPVEAQVGLGMGAAVLIAAVLLLTLMYRHKSKQALRDYQKVLVQLENLEIGVGDQCRKEFTDLMTEMTDLSSDLEASGIPFLDYHTYAERVFFPGRGGCPLQPAPEGPGEEGRRAPVRQGLTQLSNLLNSKLFLITLIHTLEEQPGFSQRDRCHVASLLSLALHGKLEYLTDIMRTLLSDLAAHYVHKNPKLMLRRTETMVEKLLTNWLSICLYAFLKEVAGEPLYMLLRAIQYQVDKGPVDAVTGKAKRTLNDSRLLREDVDFRPLTLMVLVGPRAGGAAGSGAAQRVPARVLDTDTITQVKEKVLDQVYKGTPFSQRPSVHALDLEWRSGLAGHLTLSDEDLTSVTQNHWKRLNTLQHYKVPDGATVRLIPQLHKGGAVSQSLAQSCLLGENTPMLEDGEEGGVHLWHLVKATEEPEGAKARRSSLRERERERARAKAIPEIYLTRLLSMKGTLQKFVDDTFQAILSVNRPVPIAVKYLFDFLDELAEKHGIEDPETLHIWKTNSLLLRFWVNALKNPQLIFDVRVSDNVDAILAVIAQTFIDSCTISEHKVGRDSPVNKLLYAREIPRYKQMVERYYSDIRQSSPASYQEMNSALAELSGNYTSAPHCLEALQELYNHIHRYYDQIIGALEEDPVGQKMQLACRLQQVAALVENKVTDL